AGTTGCCGTCTCGATGGCAAGTTCGTCGCGGTCGCCCTTCGCCAGTGCCTGTACCAGCACCAGCCTGGTCCCCGGTTGCGGCTCAACAGCAAGGGAAGCACACTCAACACCCAGCCCGGAGGAGGAGGCCGCAACCACCTTTCCGCTCATACGGGTCCCGGCGCCGTCCACGATGTCAACGGACTCGCCGGGGGCAAGCCGCTTCACTGTGACGGCGTGCCGCGCCTCCGGCCCATCCAGGACAAAGACGTCTCCCGCCACCAGTTGGTCAAGGGAACCGGGAGGGGTGAAAAAGACCGGATTGCTCACCGCTACAGGTTACCGAGCCGGTCCCGGAGCTTGGCGAACATGCCCCCGCTGGCTGCAAGCTTGCCCTCAGTGATCTGCTCGCCGCGCATCTTGGCAAGCTGACGCAGGAGGTCCTCCTGCGCGGCGTCGAGCTTGGCTGGAGTCTCGACTTGGAGGTGCACTTTCAGGTCGCCGCGCCCGTACCCGCGAAGGTGGGTCACGCCAAGTCCGCGAAGTGTGATGATCTCGCCGGACTGGGTGCCGGGCTTGACGTCGATTTCCTGCGGTCCGTCGAACGTTTCCAGGCTCACCTCGGTGCCCAGTGCGGCAGCGGTCATGGGAATGTGCAGGGTTGCGTGGAGGTCGTCGTTATCACGGACATAGGTGGCGTCGTTGTTCACGCGGATCTCGACGTAGAGGTCGCCGGCAGGGCCGCCGGCCGGACCTGCTTCGCCCTGGCCGGAGAGCTGGATGCGGGTTCCGGTGGCTACGCCGGCGGGAACCTTGATGGTCAGCGAACGGCGGCTGCGGACGCGTCCCTGGCCGCTGCATTCATTGCAGGGGTCCTTGATGACGGTGCCGAAGCCCTCGCAGGTACCGCACGGGGCGGCGGTCATGACCTGTCCCAGGATGGAGCGCACGGCCCGCTGGACCTGGCCGCTGCCGCCGCAGATGTCGCAGCGTTCCGGATGGGTTCCCGGCCGGCAGCAGGAACCTTCGCAGGTGGGGCACGTGACGGCCGTGTCCACTTCGAGTTTCTTGTTGACGCCGAAGACAGCGTCGCGGAGTTCGATGCGGACACTGATGAGCGCGTCCTGGCCGCGCCTGACGCGGGAAGCCGGGCCGGTTGTTCCGCCGGCGCCGAAGAACGTGTCGAAAATGTCCTGGAACGCGAATCCCTGGCCCGCGTAGCCGCCTCCGCCGAAGCCGTTGTCCGTGCCGTTCTCGTTGCCGGTGGTGTCGTAGACACGGCGCTTCTGCGGGTCCGACAGAACCTCGTAGGCGTGGGTCACGGCCTTGAAGCGGTCCGACGCGTCTTCACCGGGGTTGACGTCCGGGTGAAGGGTGCGCGCCAGTTTGCGGTAGGCCTTCTTGATCTCTTCTCCCGTGGCCTCCGGTGAGACTCCAAGGACGTCGTAGTGGCTGCTCAAAGTTTGTATCTCTTCCTTGTTGTACTGCCTGCAGTTGGACTGCGGAAAATGCTCTGCATGCCCGGGGACGGGAAAACGTCAGGGTCCCAGGATCCGCGAAAGGTAGCGGGCAACGGCCCTGACTGCGGCCATGGTGGTGGGATAATCCATCCTGGTTGGTCCCAGGACACCAATTTTCGCAACGTGGTCCGGTCCGTACCCTGTGGCAACGACGGAGGCCTCGGCCAGGCCGTCGTAGGGATTCTCGCGGCCGATGCTGACGGCCACCCCGCGATGGTCCTGCGCCATTTCGCTTAGCAGGCGCAGCATGACCACCTGTTCCTCAAGCGCTTCCAGGACCGGTCCGATGCTGAGCGGAAAGTCCACGTTGGACCGCGCAAGGTTGGCGGTGCCCGCCATGACCATGCGGTCCTCCCGGCTGCTCTGGGCCAGGCCCTCGAGGCCGACGGCGAGGGCCTGGGCCGCCTGCCCTTGCCCCGGGCCGGCGGTGGCCACCACTGCCGGCAGGGACTGCGCGAGCTGGCTCAGCGGAGTGCCGGCAAGGGAGCCAAGGAACCGTGCCCTCAGGGTGGCGAGGGCGTCGTCCCCCAGGTCCTGGCCGACGTCGATAACGCGCTGTTCCACTTTGCCGCTGTTCGCGATCAGCACCACCAGCACCTTACGCGGTGCGAGGAGGACGAACTCGATATGGCGGACCAGTGCCCGGCTCAGGTGCGGATACTGGACCACGGCAACCTGGTTGGTCAGCTGCGACAACAGGCGGACCGTGCGGTCAAGGACGTCGTCCAGGTCGTCAGACCCTTCCAGCAGCGACTGGATGGCCCTGCGCTCAGCCTGGGACAGGGGTTTGACGGCCGAGATCTGGTCCACGAAGAGCCGGTAACCCTTGTCAGTGGGGATACGCCCGGCGCTGGTGTGCGGAGCGGTGATCAGGCCCTCTTCCTCCAGGGCGGCCATATCGTTCCTGATCGTTGCGCTGGACACACCGAGATGGT
The Arthrobacter sp. PGP41 genome window above contains:
- the hrcA gene encoding heat-inducible transcriptional repressor HrcA — protein: MSEPRKLEVLRAIVEDYVHSREPVGSKALVERHHLGVSSATIRNDMAALEEEGLITAPHTSAGRIPTDKGYRLFVDQISAVKPLSQAERRAIQSLLEGSDDLDDVLDRTVRLLSQLTNQVAVVQYPHLSRALVRHIEFVLLAPRKVLVVLIANSGKVEQRVIDVGQDLGDDALATLRARFLGSLAGTPLSQLAQSLPAVVATAGPGQGQAAQALAVGLEGLAQSSREDRMVMAGTANLARSNVDFPLSIGPVLEALEEQVVMLRLLSEMAQDHRGVAVSIGRENPYDGLAEASVVATGYGPDHVAKIGVLGPTRMDYPTTMAAVRAVARYLSRILGP
- the dnaJ gene encoding molecular chaperone DnaJ yields the protein MSSHYDVLGVSPEATGEEIKKAYRKLARTLHPDVNPGEDASDRFKAVTHAYEVLSDPQKRRVYDTTGNENGTDNGFGGGGYAGQGFAFQDIFDTFFGAGGTTGPASRVRRGQDALISVRIELRDAVFGVNKKLEVDTAVTCPTCEGSCCRPGTHPERCDICGGSGQVQRAVRSILGQVMTAAPCGTCEGFGTVIKDPCNECSGQGRVRSRRSLTIKVPAGVATGTRIQLSGQGEAGPAGGPAGDLYVEIRVNNDATYVRDNDDLHATLHIPMTAAALGTEVSLETFDGPQEIDVKPGTQSGEIITLRGLGVTHLRGYGRGDLKVHLQVETPAKLDAAQEDLLRQLAKMRGEQITEGKLAASGGMFAKLRDRLGNL